Proteins from a single region of Hymenobacter aquaticus:
- a CDS encoding DUF2867 domain-containing protein, which yields MSRITVDLVPLPRHSALAATPAHYTDAYRLPLPAHAPHGAAAVAQWLFGPGPAWVGYLMKLRDWLVRPFGLRTFPAAARPPQGATLEVGGRLGPFRVFAVGPREVILGQDDRHLDFRVSVLVEAPAGPAAVVTTVVQFHNWFGRAYFTLIKPFHHLVVPALLRRAAQKPGV from the coding sequence ATGTCCCGCATTACCGTTGACCTCGTGCCCCTGCCCCGCCACAGTGCTCTGGCCGCTACCCCGGCCCACTACACCGACGCCTACCGCCTGCCCCTGCCCGCCCACGCGCCCCACGGGGCGGCAGCCGTAGCGCAGTGGCTGTTTGGGCCGGGCCCGGCCTGGGTGGGCTACCTGATGAAGCTGCGCGACTGGCTGGTGCGTCCCTTCGGTTTGCGGACGTTCCCCGCTGCCGCCCGCCCGCCCCAGGGAGCCACGCTAGAGGTCGGCGGCCGGCTAGGGCCCTTCCGGGTATTTGCCGTGGGCCCCCGGGAAGTGATTCTGGGCCAGGACGACCGGCACCTCGATTTTCGGGTGTCGGTGCTGGTGGAGGCGCCGGCGGGGCCGGCCGCCGTGGTGACGACGGTGGTGCAGTTTCACAACTGGTTTGGGCGCGCTTACTTCACGCTCATCAAGCCCTTTCACCACCTGGTAGTGCCCGCCCTGCTGCGCCGGGCGGCCCAAAAGCCTGGCGTGTAA
- a CDS encoding ABA4-like family protein, translating into MALSPESLFQIAGNIVLPGWLLLVFAPRWRVTRWVVGSGALPLVLAVLYAGCIGWHYLGGQGSQGGFGSLVEVAALFQDPWALLAGWVHYLCFDLAVGAWASRDAQRRGVPHLLLVPVLVLTFLLGPVGFLLYHALRRFYPLASPALPPAALA; encoded by the coding sequence ATGGCTCTTTCTCCCGAATCCCTGTTCCAGATAGCCGGCAATATCGTGCTGCCGGGCTGGCTGCTGCTCGTGTTTGCCCCACGCTGGCGCGTCACGCGCTGGGTAGTGGGCAGCGGGGCCCTGCCCCTGGTGCTGGCCGTACTCTACGCTGGCTGCATCGGCTGGCACTACCTGGGCGGCCAGGGCAGTCAGGGCGGCTTTGGCTCCCTGGTCGAGGTGGCCGCCCTGTTTCAGGACCCGTGGGCGCTGCTGGCCGGCTGGGTGCACTACCTCTGCTTCGACCTGGCGGTGGGCGCCTGGGCGAGCCGCGACGCCCAGCGCCGGGGCGTGCCCCACCTGCTGCTGGTGCCGGTGCTGGTGCTTACGTTTCTGCTCGGGCCGGTGGGCTTTCTGCTCTACCACGCGCTACGCCGGTTTTACCCGCTGGCCTCCCCCGCGCTGCCTCCGGCGGCCCTGGCCTGA
- a CDS encoding dipeptidyl-peptidase 3 family protein, giving the protein MKRTHISVAALLLAAQLGGGCASTTATTASTTSPASDTGSDLAKVTTRTLEASSVSTSDALLDKPVAAFQVVSEQFADLRVLRYQVPGFEELAPQQKELLYYLYEAALCGREISYDQNYKHNLRVRRALEAIWPANQQQISSTTNTQRVDEANKLNIYTKRVWFSNGIHHHYSTRKFVPECSAAYFVQLVKSVDAGTLPLEKGETVDQFLATITPIIFDANLNAKRVNQEKDADLVATSANNFYEGVTQKEAEDFYAQKIDKKDQRPVSYGLNSKLTKDAQGQIVERTWKVGGMYGEALTQVVYWLGKAVDVAENPEQKLALQRLVQYYTTGDLKTWDDYNIAWVRDTKSRTDVVNGFIEVYGDPLGYRASYESVVSFKDLEATKRIKAIGDQAQWFEDNSPILPKHKKKNVVGITAKVITTVVESGDAAPATPIGINLPNATWIRKEHGSKSVNLGNIVDAYGMADAGGSLDEFAYSDEEKARARKFAGLAGKLHTDMHEVIGHASGQINPGVGTPKETLKSYASAIEEGRADLVALYYLMDNKLVQLGVVPSLEVGKAEYDNYIRNGLMGQLVRLPLGETVEEAHMRNRQMVAKWAYEKGKKNNVIEKVTKNGKTYFKINDYQKLRGLFGQLLRELQRLTSEGDYAAAKNLIETYGVKVDPVLHKEVLARYEKLNIAPYAGFIQPKLVPVEQGGKIVDVKVEYPSDFAQQMLDYGRKYKFLPNYN; this is encoded by the coding sequence ATGAAGCGTACCCATATTTCGGTTGCAGCCCTGCTGCTGGCCGCTCAGTTGGGTGGTGGCTGCGCCAGCACCACGGCCACCACCGCCTCCACCACTTCTCCTGCTTCCGACACTGGCTCGGACCTCGCTAAGGTTACCACCCGCACGCTGGAAGCCTCTTCCGTCAGCACTTCCGACGCCCTGCTCGACAAGCCCGTGGCCGCCTTCCAGGTGGTCAGTGAGCAGTTTGCCGATTTGCGCGTGCTGCGCTACCAAGTGCCGGGCTTTGAGGAGCTGGCGCCCCAACAGAAAGAGCTGCTGTATTACCTCTACGAAGCCGCGCTCTGCGGCCGGGAAATTTCCTACGACCAGAACTACAAGCACAACCTGCGCGTGCGCCGCGCGCTGGAGGCCATCTGGCCCGCCAACCAGCAGCAGATTTCGAGCACCACCAACACCCAGCGCGTAGACGAGGCCAACAAGCTGAACATCTATACCAAGCGGGTGTGGTTCAGCAACGGCATTCACCACCACTACTCCACCCGCAAGTTCGTGCCCGAATGCTCGGCGGCCTACTTCGTCCAGCTGGTGAAAAGCGTGGACGCCGGCACCCTGCCCCTGGAAAAAGGCGAAACCGTGGACCAGTTCCTGGCCACCATCACCCCCATCATCTTCGACGCTAACCTGAACGCCAAGCGCGTCAATCAGGAAAAGGACGCCGACCTGGTGGCTACCTCGGCCAACAACTTCTACGAGGGCGTGACCCAGAAGGAAGCAGAGGACTTCTACGCCCAGAAAATCGACAAAAAGGACCAGCGGCCCGTTTCCTACGGCCTGAATTCGAAGCTCACCAAGGATGCCCAGGGCCAGATCGTGGAGCGCACTTGGAAGGTGGGCGGCATGTACGGCGAGGCCCTGACCCAGGTGGTGTACTGGCTGGGCAAGGCCGTGGACGTGGCCGAAAACCCCGAGCAGAAGCTGGCGTTGCAGCGCCTGGTGCAGTACTACACCACCGGCGACCTGAAAACCTGGGACGACTACAACATTGCCTGGGTGCGCGACACGAAGAGCCGCACCGACGTAGTGAACGGCTTTATCGAGGTGTACGGCGACCCGCTGGGCTACCGCGCCAGCTACGAGTCGGTGGTGTCGTTCAAGGATCTGGAGGCCACCAAGCGCATCAAGGCCATCGGCGACCAGGCCCAGTGGTTTGAGGACAACTCGCCGATTCTGCCCAAGCACAAGAAAAAGAACGTGGTGGGCATCACGGCCAAGGTGATTACCACGGTGGTGGAAAGCGGCGACGCGGCCCCGGCCACGCCCATCGGCATCAACCTGCCCAACGCCACCTGGATTCGCAAGGAGCACGGCTCCAAGTCGGTGAACCTGGGCAACATCGTGGACGCCTACGGCATGGCCGACGCCGGCGGCTCGCTCGACGAGTTTGCCTACTCCGACGAGGAAAAAGCCCGGGCCCGCAAGTTTGCCGGCCTGGCCGGTAAGCTCCACACCGACATGCACGAGGTCATCGGCCACGCCTCGGGCCAGATCAACCCCGGCGTGGGCACGCCCAAGGAAACCCTGAAAAGCTACGCCTCGGCCATCGAGGAAGGCCGCGCCGACCTGGTGGCCCTGTACTACCTGATGGACAACAAGCTGGTGCAGCTGGGCGTGGTGCCGAGCCTGGAAGTGGGCAAGGCCGAGTACGACAACTACATCCGCAACGGCCTGATGGGCCAGCTGGTGCGCCTGCCCCTGGGCGAAACCGTGGAGGAAGCCCACATGCGCAACCGCCAGATGGTGGCCAAATGGGCCTACGAGAAGGGCAAAAAGAACAACGTCATTGAGAAGGTGACCAAGAATGGCAAGACCTACTTCAAAATCAACGACTACCAGAAGCTGCGGGGCCTGTTTGGCCAGCTCCTGCGCGAGCTGCAGCGCCTGACCAGCGAGGGCGACTACGCGGCGGCCAAAAACCTGATTGAAACCTACGGCGTGAAGGTGGACCCGGTGCTGCACAAGGAAGTGCTGGCCCGCTACGAGAAGCTCAACATCGCGCCCTACGCCGGCTTTATCCAGCCCAAGCTGGTGCCGGTGGAGCAGGGCGGCAAAATCGTGGACGTGAAGGTGGAATATCCTTCCGATTTTGCCCAGCAAATGCTTGATTACGGCCGCAAGTACAAGTTTCTGCCCAACTACAACTAA
- a CDS encoding AMP-binding protein yields the protein MSAASSTPLLPDSLLLNGREFRYADIKQYPAGSPVDLNGYEAKVLDFCRQWLNGAQEFGLRTSGSTGKPQLVTMRRRQLAASARRTGDYFDLGPGDRMLVCLNCEFVGGMMMLVRGLELNLHLTIVEPHADPLALVPPTAEFDFASFVPLQMREVLTPAYLPRLNRLKAILVGGATVESSLEKALQPLKVPVYLTYGMTETASHIALRRLNGPTATHTYRALPGIHIGQDGRGCLTVRADVTDDRLITTNDRVTLLDEHTFEWLGRADFVINSGGVKVQAEKVEKVLEVALVELNLPTRRAFVAGRPDARLGEQVTAFLEGTPLSEAQAARLLALLAERLERYERPRELVYVPQFRTTASGKLDRLNTLRAATAPRRPDEPHR from the coding sequence ATGTCTGCTGCCTCCTCTACCCCGCTCCTGCCCGACTCCCTGCTGCTCAACGGCCGCGAATTTCGCTACGCCGACATCAAGCAGTACCCCGCAGGCAGCCCCGTCGACCTGAACGGCTACGAGGCCAAGGTGCTGGATTTCTGCCGGCAGTGGCTGAACGGGGCCCAGGAGTTTGGCCTGCGCACCTCCGGCTCCACCGGCAAGCCGCAGCTCGTGACGATGCGGCGGCGGCAGCTGGCGGCCTCGGCCCGCCGCACCGGCGACTACTTCGACCTGGGCCCCGGCGACCGGATGCTGGTGTGCTTGAACTGCGAGTTTGTGGGCGGCATGATGATGCTGGTGCGCGGCCTAGAGCTGAACCTGCACCTGACCATCGTGGAGCCCCACGCCGACCCGCTGGCCCTGGTGCCGCCCACGGCCGAGTTCGACTTCGCCTCCTTCGTGCCGTTGCAGATGCGCGAGGTGCTCACGCCGGCGTACCTGCCCCGGCTCAACCGCCTGAAAGCCATTCTGGTGGGCGGGGCCACGGTGGAAAGCAGCCTGGAAAAAGCCCTGCAGCCGCTGAAAGTGCCGGTGTACCTGACGTATGGCATGACCGAAACGGCCTCCCACATTGCCCTGCGTCGCCTCAACGGCCCCACGGCCACGCATACGTACCGCGCCCTGCCCGGCATCCACATCGGGCAGGACGGGCGCGGCTGCCTGACGGTGCGCGCCGACGTGACGGATGACCGCCTGATTACGACCAACGACCGGGTAACGCTGCTGGATGAGCACACCTTCGAGTGGCTGGGCCGCGCCGACTTCGTCATCAACTCCGGCGGGGTGAAAGTGCAGGCCGAGAAGGTGGAAAAAGTGCTGGAAGTGGCCTTGGTCGAGCTGAACCTGCCCACGCGCCGCGCCTTCGTGGCCGGCCGCCCCGATGCCCGCCTGGGCGAGCAGGTCACGGCTTTTCTGGAGGGCACGCCGCTGTCGGAGGCCCAGGCCGCGCGGCTGCTGGCGTTGCTGGCCGAGCGGCTGGAGCGCTACGAGCGGCCCCGGGAGCTGGTGTACGTGCCGCAGTTTCGCACCACGGCCTCGGGTAAGCTCGACCGGCTGAACACGCTGCGCGCCGCCACCGCCCCCCGGCGCCCCGACGAACCCCACCGCTAG
- a CDS encoding M949_RS01915 family surface polysaccharide biosynthesis protein has translation MLRTALFLLLLSAFSAAPCGAQTPPTTSVVLTTGQARALLPDAVKRELRITYPVFRVYKCPDKTGLRYYVLTESRDVVAEGNDTLNRRIQAVVLTAPGGKLTRSWEVNDFVDQAREEKSIWFWTKYCAFQDYDRDGEIDPILVYGTSAGDDEGRIKLILYYRGRKIALRHQAGVLDIQRSIQVEKAFYALPAAMQAAVRHKLALLEKDNLTILPHGWPEAMRRKATVINDSYYSTK, from the coding sequence ATGCTACGTACCGCCCTGTTTCTACTGCTGCTTTCAGCGTTTTCCGCGGCGCCCTGCGGGGCCCAAACCCCGCCCACCACCAGCGTGGTGCTGACCACCGGCCAGGCCCGGGCCCTGCTGCCCGACGCGGTGAAGCGGGAGCTGCGCATCACCTACCCGGTGTTCCGGGTGTACAAGTGCCCCGACAAAACCGGGCTTCGCTACTACGTCCTGACGGAAAGCCGCGACGTGGTAGCAGAGGGCAACGACACGCTCAACCGCCGCATCCAGGCCGTGGTGCTGACCGCCCCGGGCGGCAAGCTGACCCGCAGCTGGGAAGTCAACGACTTCGTGGACCAGGCCCGCGAGGAAAAGTCGATATGGTTCTGGACCAAGTACTGCGCTTTCCAGGACTACGACCGGGACGGGGAAATTGACCCTATACTGGTATACGGCACCTCGGCCGGGGACGATGAGGGCCGCATCAAGCTTATTCTGTATTACCGGGGCCGGAAAATAGCCCTGCGCCACCAAGCCGGCGTGCTGGATATTCAACGCTCCATTCAGGTGGAGAAGGCGTTTTACGCGCTGCCCGCGGCCATGCAGGCGGCGGTGCGCCACAAGCTGGCCCTGCTGGAGAAAGACAACCTGACCATCCTGCCCCACGGCTGGCCGGAAGCCATGCGCCGGAAAGCCACCGTTATCAACGACTCGTATTACTCCACCAAGTAG
- a CDS encoding DUF6370 family protein gives MKPFFLLLFLVATQLTAQAQTAKPAVSAAPEPDKAKQTLLVEASCGQCRLGLPGKGCDLAVRLADGKAYFVDGTTIDSHGDAHAKDGFCQAIRQAQVQGAVVDGRFKATYFQLLPEAAKSK, from the coding sequence ATGAAGCCGTTTTTCCTGCTGCTTTTTCTTGTTGCCACCCAACTGACGGCCCAAGCCCAAACCGCCAAGCCCGCCGTTAGCGCCGCACCGGAGCCTGATAAAGCCAAGCAAACGTTGCTGGTGGAGGCCTCCTGCGGGCAGTGCCGGCTGGGCCTGCCGGGTAAAGGCTGCGACCTGGCCGTGCGCTTGGCCGACGGCAAGGCCTACTTCGTGGATGGCACCACCATCGACTCGCACGGCGACGCGCACGCCAAAGATGGCTTCTGCCAGGCCATCCGGCAGGCGCAGGTGCAGGGCGCGGTGGTCGATGGCCGCTTCAAAGCCACGTATTTCCAGCTGCTGCCCGAAGCCGCCAAAAGCAAATAA
- a CDS encoding P-loop ATPase, Sll1717 family — protein sequence MTDIKNWLPEFEVSAETDTELQEYFLLTPELEKIVNSKYWLLLGRKGTGKTAIYKYLERAKPIDINNNIVVSLNFKDYPWPAHKLYKESIAGELSAYQKSWRFLFFVKLISKLIEIKETNREKLSKELIWAKKYIDKIFGNPDPTIMEVLFSKLARLNKLSLPGMDIDDASFNVGEVSFDEVADNKQLQTTLRSNAFTLLSYFETIFKNNVENKKFLIILDQLDENWLNGEIEEYSKVLINLINVCRNIAIDGSLKNNLKVIPFLRTDIYETLRFNDKNKLYQDSAIVISWDNDSLDTMFFERIKKYKPSDVTLDTTKKSDSLFEASFVRQGTPPFKYITRRSFFRPRDVIIYFNNIRKQHKENKTGLYTTNELYDAAYDASVSVYNEIIDEWANQFPEIESLFSILQTIQVETFTYNEFEKKHRSEFTNSTEGDIRKHLNFLFDNSIIGQKKQGRWEYLSSLPNLKLNIEKPFRTHQSLKYRLQLTESRPGQNEE from the coding sequence ATGACAGACATAAAGAATTGGCTCCCAGAATTTGAAGTTTCAGCAGAAACCGACACAGAACTACAAGAGTATTTCTTATTGACCCCCGAACTTGAAAAAATAGTAAACAGCAAGTATTGGCTGTTACTAGGAAGAAAAGGAACCGGCAAAACTGCAATTTACAAATATTTAGAAAGAGCTAAACCTATTGATATAAATAATAACATTGTTGTATCACTCAATTTCAAAGACTACCCATGGCCCGCCCATAAACTCTACAAAGAATCTATAGCAGGCGAGCTTAGCGCATATCAAAAAAGCTGGCGTTTTCTTTTTTTCGTTAAACTAATATCGAAGCTAATAGAAATAAAAGAAACCAACCGTGAAAAATTATCTAAAGAGTTAATATGGGCAAAAAAATATATAGATAAAATTTTTGGCAACCCAGACCCTACTATAATGGAAGTACTATTTTCCAAATTAGCTAGACTTAATAAACTAAGTTTACCTGGCATGGATATAGATGATGCCAGTTTCAATGTCGGTGAAGTATCATTCGACGAGGTTGCTGATAATAAGCAATTACAAACCACACTAAGATCCAACGCTTTTACTTTATTATCTTACTTTGAAACAATTTTTAAAAATAATGTTGAAAATAAAAAATTTCTTATAATTCTCGATCAATTGGACGAAAATTGGCTCAATGGTGAAATAGAAGAATATAGCAAAGTTTTAATAAATCTAATAAATGTTTGTCGCAACATAGCAATAGATGGTTCGTTAAAAAACAATCTAAAGGTTATACCCTTTTTGAGAACTGACATCTATGAAACATTAAGATTTAATGACAAAAATAAACTGTATCAAGATAGCGCAATTGTCATTTCATGGGACAATGACTCCCTAGATACTATGTTTTTTGAACGAATAAAAAAATACAAACCCAGTGATGTTACATTAGATACGACAAAAAAAAGCGACTCATTATTCGAAGCATCATTCGTTAGACAGGGCACTCCTCCATTTAAATATATAACTCGCAGGTCTTTTTTCAGACCAAGAGATGTCATCATATACTTCAACAATATTCGCAAACAGCATAAGGAAAATAAAACAGGACTATACACAACAAACGAACTTTACGACGCAGCATACGACGCCTCTGTAAGTGTATACAATGAAATTATAGACGAATGGGCAAACCAATTTCCAGAGATAGAAAGCCTGTTTTCCATATTGCAGACAATACAAGTAGAAACATTTACATATAATGAGTTCGAGAAAAAACACAGATCTGAGTTTACAAACTCTACTGAAGGAGATATAAGAAAACATCTGAATTTTCTCTTCGACAATTCTATTATTGGACAGAAGAAACAAGGTCGTTGGGAATACTTATCAAGTTTACCCAACTTGAAATTAAATATAGAAAAGCCTTTTAGAACACATCAGTCGCTCAAGTATCGGCTTCAACTAACTGAAAGCAGACCAGGACAAAATGAGGAATAA
- the menB gene encoding 1,4-dihydroxy-2-naphthoyl-CoA synthase has protein sequence MAEQITWTPIKEFREILFTFHEGIAKISINRPQVHNAFTPLTVQEMIEAMDICRNRTDIGVVVLTGEGGKAFCSGGDQSVRGHGGYVGEDTVPRLNVLDLQKMIRSIPKPVVAMVAGWAIGGGHVLHVVCDLSIAADNARFGQTGPNVGSFDGGFGASYLARVVGQKKAREIWFLCDQYDAQEALDMGLVNKVVPLDKLEETTVAWCKKILEKSPLALRMLKSSFNAELDGQAGIQELAGNATLLYYLSEEAKEGKNAFIEKRKPDFSKFPKFP, from the coding sequence ATGGCCGAACAAATTACCTGGACTCCGATTAAGGAGTTCCGCGAAATCCTCTTCACCTTCCACGAGGGTATCGCCAAAATCAGCATCAACCGCCCCCAGGTCCACAATGCCTTCACCCCGCTCACGGTGCAGGAAATGATTGAGGCCATGGACATCTGCCGCAACCGCACCGACATCGGCGTGGTGGTGCTCACCGGTGAAGGCGGCAAGGCCTTCTGCTCGGGCGGCGACCAGAGCGTGCGGGGCCACGGCGGCTACGTGGGCGAAGACACGGTACCGCGCCTGAACGTGCTGGACCTGCAGAAAATGATCCGCTCGATTCCGAAGCCCGTGGTGGCGATGGTGGCCGGCTGGGCCATTGGGGGCGGCCACGTGCTGCACGTGGTCTGCGACCTGAGCATCGCGGCCGACAACGCCCGCTTCGGCCAGACCGGCCCCAACGTGGGCTCGTTCGACGGCGGCTTCGGCGCTTCCTACCTGGCCCGGGTGGTAGGGCAGAAAAAGGCCCGCGAAATCTGGTTTCTCTGCGACCAGTACGACGCCCAGGAAGCCCTCGACATGGGCCTGGTGAACAAAGTGGTGCCGCTGGACAAGCTGGAGGAAACCACGGTGGCCTGGTGCAAGAAGATTCTGGAGAAAAGCCCTTTGGCGTTGCGCATGCTCAAGTCCTCGTTCAACGCGGAGCTCGACGGGCAGGCGGGTATTCAGGAGCTGGCCGGCAACGCCACGCTGCTGTATTACCTCTCCGAGGAAGCCAAGGAAGGCAAAAACGCCTTTATCGAGAAGCGCAAGCCCGACTTCTCGAAGTTCCCGAAATTTCCGTAG
- the menD gene encoding 2-succinyl-5-enolpyruvyl-6-hydroxy-3-cyclohexene-1-carboxylic-acid synthase — MQAVYNIAEICAQMGITDVVLSPGSRCAPLTIAFARHPGIRVRTVPDERAAAFIGLGLAQSQKRAVALVCTSGTAGLNYAPAVAEAYFQQIPLVVFTADRPPEWIDQLDGQTIRQADLYGVHAKGTFSFPADTTHPDAKWHSARLVSEAINLAQQFPAGPVQVNVPLREPFYPKAGEELQFEAVRVIRETPARLALPGPELVALRHALRQTPRVLVVAGQHHPDDALLLALRRFTAAYQVPVVGDVISNLHQPVGATYDLRTAPLGKQDVFMAVPERGLKEALRPDLLITFGQSLISKALKLYLRDSRPAQHWHVQAAGPVADTFKSLTRIIRLEPLTFFEQLVATDYSLFGGLTSAEDTAAAKEAGKTDSITGTEAAEPGSIPGATPPRLVWPTSGWALTEADAAAKAAYSTPWHKAESWAQDFLHDFLSQEDQPFNEFTAFYHTLRHLPDGTALHLANSMAVRYANILGIPDNRRVEVFANRGTSGIDGCTSTAVGAALARPERPVVLLTGDVAFFYDRNAFWQNYPTPNLRVVLFNNHAGGIFRLIDGPRQQPELEELFETRQPLTAENTARDFGMRYFTADTFPELKLALSAFFAPVSGAALLEITTDSATNAAFFEEYRKAVRTSFS; from the coding sequence ATGCAGGCTGTTTATAATATTGCGGAAATCTGCGCGCAGATGGGCATTACGGACGTGGTGTTGTCGCCGGGCTCCCGGTGCGCGCCGCTCACCATTGCCTTTGCCCGCCACCCCGGCATCAGGGTGCGCACCGTGCCCGACGAGCGGGCCGCGGCCTTTATCGGGCTGGGGCTGGCTCAAAGCCAGAAGCGGGCCGTGGCGCTGGTATGCACCTCCGGCACGGCGGGCCTGAACTACGCGCCGGCCGTGGCCGAGGCCTATTTCCAACAGATTCCGCTGGTGGTGTTTACCGCCGACCGGCCCCCGGAGTGGATTGATCAGCTCGACGGGCAGACCATCCGGCAGGCCGATCTGTACGGGGTCCACGCCAAAGGCACCTTCTCGTTTCCGGCCGATACGACCCACCCCGACGCCAAGTGGCACTCGGCTCGCCTGGTGTCGGAAGCCATTAACCTGGCCCAGCAGTTTCCGGCCGGGCCCGTGCAGGTGAACGTGCCGCTGCGGGAGCCGTTCTACCCCAAAGCCGGGGAAGAGCTGCAGTTTGAAGCCGTGCGCGTCATCCGGGAGACGCCGGCCCGCCTGGCCCTGCCCGGCCCCGAGCTGGTGGCCCTGCGGCACGCGCTGCGCCAGACGCCCCGGGTGCTGGTAGTGGCCGGCCAGCACCACCCCGACGACGCGCTGCTGCTGGCCCTGCGCCGGTTTACGGCCGCCTACCAGGTGCCAGTCGTGGGCGACGTTATTTCCAACCTGCACCAGCCCGTGGGGGCCACCTACGACCTGCGCACGGCGCCACTCGGCAAGCAGGACGTGTTTATGGCCGTGCCCGAGCGGGGCCTGAAGGAAGCCCTGCGGCCCGACCTGCTGATTACCTTCGGCCAGTCCCTGATTTCCAAAGCCCTGAAGCTCTACCTGCGCGACTCGCGGCCGGCCCAGCACTGGCACGTGCAGGCGGCTGGCCCGGTGGCCGATACGTTTAAGTCCCTGACCCGCATCATTCGGCTGGAGCCGCTCACCTTTTTCGAGCAGCTGGTGGCTACCGACTACTCCCTGTTCGGCGGCCTGACGTCGGCGGAAGATACGGCGGCGGCGAAAGAAGCGGGTAAAACGGACAGTATAACAGGCACCGAAGCTGCTGAACCAGGTTCGATTCCAGGCGCGACCCCGCCGCGCCTGGTGTGGCCCACCAGCGGCTGGGCCCTGACGGAAGCCGACGCGGCGGCCAAAGCGGCGTATAGCACGCCCTGGCACAAAGCCGAAAGCTGGGCCCAGGATTTTCTGCACGACTTTTTGAGCCAGGAAGACCAGCCTTTCAACGAGTTTACGGCCTTTTACCACACCCTGCGCCACCTCCCGGACGGCACGGCCCTGCATCTGGCCAACAGCATGGCCGTGCGCTACGCCAACATTCTGGGCATTCCGGACAACCGCCGGGTGGAGGTGTTTGCTAACCGAGGCACCAGCGGCATCGACGGCTGCACCAGCACGGCCGTGGGTGCGGCCCTGGCCCGGCCCGAGCGGCCCGTGGTGCTGCTCACCGGCGACGTGGCGTTTTTCTACGACCGCAACGCCTTTTGGCAGAATTACCCCACGCCCAACCTGCGGGTAGTGCTCTTTAACAACCACGCGGGCGGCATTTTCCGGCTCATCGACGGGCCCCGCCAGCAGCCCGAGCTGGAGGAGCTATTCGAAACCCGCCAGCCCCTGACGGCCGAGAATACCGCCCGCGACTTCGGCATGCGCTATTTCACGGCCGACACCTTCCCCGAGCTGAAGTTGGCGCTATCCGCTTTCTTTGCACCCGTAAGTGGCGCGGCCCTGCTCGAAATAACCACCGACAGCGCTACCAACGCCGCTTTCTTTGAAGAATACCGAAAAGCAGTCCGAACTTCTTTCTCTTGA